A part of Terriglobus roseus genomic DNA contains:
- a CDS encoding M48 family peptidase: MPPFEIKFRRFVSLNTTIRLREGRLHVSLSDLLEGAPPSVLQAIAHILLAKLYRKPIEAFHNDRYRRYTQSEAVSRQAEQARQTRGRKQIHTHVGHYYDLEEVFETVNRRFFHGLLGRPVLTWSAHRARRMLGHYDAAHNTIVVSRVFDGPKVPRYAIEYLMYHEMLHLKHPVRVRAGRRCVHSREFQAEERLFPELEEAKAFLKQL; the protein is encoded by the coding sequence ATGCCTCCGTTTGAAATCAAATTCAGGCGATTCGTCTCACTCAATACCACCATCCGCCTGCGCGAAGGTCGCCTGCATGTCAGTCTCTCGGACCTGCTCGAAGGCGCTCCGCCCTCCGTCCTGCAGGCCATCGCACACATCCTTCTCGCCAAGCTTTACCGCAAGCCGATTGAGGCATTCCACAACGATCGCTACCGCCGGTACACGCAATCAGAAGCAGTAAGCAGACAGGCAGAACAGGCGCGCCAGACTCGTGGCCGCAAACAGATTCACACCCACGTAGGTCACTATTACGACTTGGAAGAGGTCTTCGAAACCGTCAACCGTCGCTTCTTTCATGGTCTCTTAGGACGCCCTGTGCTCACATGGAGCGCGCATCGCGCCCGCAGAATGCTTGGCCATTACGACGCCGCACACAACACCATCGTGGTCAGCCGCGTCTTCGACGGCCCAAAGGTGCCGCGCTACGCGATTGAATATCTCATGTACCACGAGATGCTTCACCTGAAGCATCCAGTACGTGTGCGTGCCGGGCGACGCTGCGTCCACTCGCGCGAATTCCAGGCCGAGGAACGTTTGTTCCCCGAACTGGAAGAGGCGAAGGCTTTTCTGAAACAGCTTTAG
- a CDS encoding prolipoprotein diacylglyceryl transferase gives MFPYLHLGSVTLGTFGILMWLAAVTAAWVLHRSFVRAGVTADAIVVVATVMIAGVIGAKVWHELQNPFALRMQMEEIILPGWHEPGQVILRFLHWFQAGFAWFGGLLFGVGTLMWQGRSLKIGAVRILDFAAPAAAVGYGVGRIGCLTSGDGDYGIPTKLPWGVHIHDDALDPPQPNPPDLLVHPTPVYEFLFSIALGWYLWVRGRKNLPIGQLTGEYLAISGVGRFLVEIIRRNEKLYFGMSNAQVAALLTIVIGLILIVLAKRHPATETAAAV, from the coding sequence ATGTTTCCGTATCTTCACCTCGGCTCAGTCACTCTGGGCACCTTTGGCATCCTGATGTGGCTTGCGGCCGTGACTGCGGCCTGGGTGCTGCACCGTTCCTTTGTCCGCGCCGGCGTTACGGCAGATGCGATTGTGGTGGTTGCCACGGTCATGATTGCCGGTGTGATCGGCGCCAAAGTCTGGCACGAATTGCAGAATCCCTTCGCGCTGCGTATGCAGATGGAAGAGATCATCCTGCCCGGATGGCATGAGCCGGGACAGGTGATTCTGCGTTTCCTGCATTGGTTCCAGGCAGGGTTTGCGTGGTTCGGCGGTCTGCTGTTCGGCGTGGGAACGCTGATGTGGCAGGGACGTTCGCTGAAGATTGGCGCTGTCCGCATTCTTGATTTTGCTGCTCCGGCGGCTGCTGTTGGCTATGGTGTGGGGCGTATTGGCTGCCTTACGTCTGGCGATGGCGACTACGGCATTCCAACGAAGCTGCCGTGGGGCGTGCATATTCATGACGATGCGCTTGATCCGCCGCAGCCCAATCCTCCGGATCTGCTGGTTCATCCGACGCCGGTGTACGAGTTCTTGTTTTCGATAGCGCTTGGCTGGTACCTGTGGGTGCGTGGACGGAAGAACCTGCCCATTGGACAGCTCACCGGCGAATACCTTGCCATTAGCGGCGTGGGCCGTTTCCTGGTGGAGATCATTCGCCGCAATGAGAAGCTCTATTTCGGCATGAGCAACGCGCAGGTGGCTGCACTGCTGACGATTGTGATTGGGTTGATTCTGATCGTGCTGGCAAAGCGTCACCCTGCGACCGAAACTGCCGCAGCCGTCTAA
- the hpt gene encoding hypoxanthine phosphoribosyltransferase, whose protein sequence is MAQPTTPAVPASECEILFSADQIAERVKAIGKQISDDYKGENIVLVGVLKGAAIFLADLARAIEVDNTFDFVAVSSYGKGKTSSGAVKLIKDLDTPIEGKHVIVVEDILDTGLTLSYLRRLMLQHKPASLKIATCLDKPERRLVPIEADYVCFSIPNRFVIGYGMDYAEKYRNVADIRLFPEDKA, encoded by the coding sequence ATGGCACAACCCACCACACCCGCAGTTCCCGCCTCCGAGTGCGAGATTCTCTTTTCCGCAGACCAGATTGCAGAGCGCGTCAAAGCCATCGGCAAACAGATCAGCGACGACTATAAAGGCGAAAACATCGTCCTCGTTGGCGTGCTCAAGGGAGCCGCAATCTTCCTCGCTGACCTCGCGCGAGCCATTGAAGTTGACAACACCTTCGACTTCGTCGCCGTCTCCTCTTACGGCAAAGGCAAGACCTCCAGTGGCGCAGTCAAGCTCATTAAGGACCTCGACACTCCCATTGAAGGCAAGCATGTCATCGTGGTGGAAGACATTCTTGATACCGGCCTCACCCTCAGCTATCTGCGTCGCCTCATGCTCCAGCACAAGCCCGCATCGCTGAAGATTGCCACCTGCCTCGACAAGCCAGAGCGTCGTCTCGTTCCCATCGAAGCCGACTACGTCTGCTTCAGCATCCCCAATCGCTTCGTGATTGGTTACGGCATGGACTACGCAGAAAAGTATCGCAACGTAGCAGACATCCGCCTCTTCCCTGAAGACAAGGCATAA
- a CDS encoding penicillin acylase family protein, which yields MPLRRRILSAALIAAACLPALAQPKYKPQKGSEILWDKWGVPHIFAKSTKDMFYLYGYAQTEAHGELLMHVMAGSRGRSSEIYGPGDGDKNLKTDRWVLLNEVPKRSQLWLSQQTPEFRSYLEAFAAGINAYAAKHPDKLSAEAKQVLPITALDIVQHTHHFVNFEFVASNRLMNARDTETAELRMPESPYSPTNMDMQDGSNGWAIAPSHTASGNAMLLMNPHLAMAGEQSYFEAQLVAPGINLFGASQVGLPVMRFCFSDYVAITNTVNTNNGALQFAIKEQDGGYLYDGKVLKYETAQYPFRIKQKDGSLTTEIVQVQKTVHGPIVRRDNGIPIALYAAGLDKPFFLEQYWKMDTAHNLAEYQTQLKRLEVPMYNILYADRDGHIEYLFNANVPRRTGDWAMWTKPVDGSISTTKPHGILSYDELPKQVDPASGYVQNSNQPPWDAAWPTMIDRAKYPAYVSSFFPLFRSDRALRMLSEDKKFTFDMLLQKKFSTRMEMADRMMDDLQSAVAQYGSPKAKKAAEILKNWDHTTEANSRGAFLFYVWAQKFIGPTVGMQTPKSMQNFAVPYDYNQPLTTPRGIKDPKLAAQMLDAAYDETAKTYGAPDRPWGEVMKFEINGQSDGNTSAPRGEAINGVSLPGNGGPGNLGIFRVITWGPMLNGTKTPVHGDGFTVALEFSKTGVKQAKTFVYYGESSQLGSPFHTDELPLAEKKQWRDVWRTRKEILANLSSKEVF from the coding sequence ATGCCCTTGCGCCGCCGTATTCTCTCTGCTGCCCTCATCGCAGCCGCGTGCCTCCCTGCTCTTGCACAACCCAAGTACAAACCGCAGAAAGGCTCTGAGATCCTCTGGGACAAATGGGGTGTCCCACACATCTTCGCCAAGTCCACCAAGGACATGTTCTACCTCTACGGCTACGCGCAGACCGAAGCCCACGGCGAACTGTTGATGCACGTCATGGCCGGATCACGCGGCCGCTCCAGTGAAATCTACGGGCCCGGCGACGGAGACAAAAACCTCAAGACCGACCGCTGGGTCCTGCTTAACGAAGTCCCCAAGCGCTCACAACTGTGGCTCTCGCAGCAGACACCCGAGTTCCGCAGCTACCTCGAAGCCTTCGCCGCTGGCATCAACGCCTACGCCGCCAAGCACCCCGACAAACTCAGCGCCGAAGCCAAACAAGTCCTGCCCATCACCGCGCTCGACATCGTCCAACACACGCATCACTTCGTCAACTTCGAGTTCGTCGCCAGCAACCGCCTCATGAACGCGCGCGACACCGAAACAGCCGAACTCCGCATGCCTGAATCGCCCTACTCGCCCACCAACATGGACATGCAGGACGGCTCCAACGGCTGGGCCATCGCCCCCTCGCACACCGCCAGCGGCAACGCAATGTTGCTCATGAATCCGCACCTCGCCATGGCAGGCGAACAGAGTTACTTCGAAGCGCAACTCGTCGCGCCCGGTATCAATCTCTTCGGCGCATCGCAGGTCGGCCTGCCCGTCATGCGCTTCTGCTTCTCGGACTACGTCGCCATCACCAACACCGTGAACACCAACAACGGCGCACTGCAATTCGCCATCAAGGAACAGGACGGCGGCTACCTCTACGACGGCAAAGTCCTCAAGTACGAAACCGCACAATATCCCTTCCGCATCAAGCAGAAGGACGGCAGCCTCACCACCGAAATCGTGCAGGTACAGAAGACCGTCCACGGCCCCATCGTCCGTCGCGACAACGGCATTCCCATCGCTCTCTACGCCGCTGGCCTCGACAAGCCCTTCTTCCTCGAGCAGTACTGGAAGATGGACACCGCGCACAACCTCGCCGAGTACCAAACCCAACTCAAGCGCCTCGAAGTCCCCATGTACAACATCCTGTACGCGGACCGCGACGGCCACATCGAATACCTCTTCAACGCCAACGTCCCACGTCGCACCGGCGACTGGGCCATGTGGACCAAGCCCGTCGACGGCTCCATCTCCACCACCAAGCCCCACGGCATCCTCAGCTACGACGAACTCCCCAAACAGGTCGACCCCGCCAGCGGCTACGTACAAAACTCCAACCAGCCACCATGGGACGCCGCATGGCCCACCATGATCGACCGCGCAAAGTACCCGGCATACGTCTCATCCTTTTTCCCGCTCTTCCGCTCTGACCGCGCGCTGCGCATGCTCAGTGAAGACAAGAAATTCACCTTCGACATGCTGCTGCAGAAAAAATTCTCCACCCGCATGGAGATGGCCGACCGCATGATGGACGACCTGCAATCCGCCGTCGCGCAATACGGCTCACCCAAGGCAAAGAAGGCCGCAGAAATCCTCAAGAACTGGGACCACACCACCGAAGCCAACTCCCGCGGCGCATTCCTCTTCTACGTCTGGGCGCAGAAGTTCATCGGCCCCACCGTCGGCATGCAGACACCCAAGTCCATGCAGAACTTCGCCGTCCCTTACGACTACAACCAGCCACTCACCACCCCACGCGGCATCAAGGACCCCAAACTCGCCGCGCAGATGCTCGACGCCGCCTACGACGAAACCGCCAAAACCTACGGCGCCCCCGACCGCCCCTGGGGCGAAGTCATGAAGTTTGAAATCAACGGCCAGTCCGACGGCAACACCTCCGCCCCGCGCGGCGAAGCCATCAACGGCGTCAGCCTCCCCGGCAACGGCGGCCCCGGCAACCTCGGCATCTTCCGCGTCATTACCTGGGGCCCCATGCTCAACGGCACCAAAACCCCCGTCCACGGCGACGGCTTCACCGTAGCGCTCGAGTTCAGCAAAACCGGCGTCAAGCAAGCCAAGACTTTCGTCTACTACGGCGAATCTTCGCAGCTCGGCTCGCCCTTCCACACCGACGAACTACCACTCGCCGAAAAGAAACAGTGGCGCGACGTATGGCGCACCCGCAAAGAAATCCTTGCAAATCTAAGCTCGAAGGAAGTCTTCTAA